TTTGGACGCGATTTGGAGTTGTCTTAGGATCTCTATTGCTTCTTCCTAAAATTAATCTGCGAAAAATTTTTCCACCAAAGAAAAAAGACAGAAAAAAAACAGGAATGGTTTTTCTTTTTGGGCAAATATGCGGTGGCTTAAGCTTCTTTCTAATAAATTACGCTTTTTCAATAAACAGTGTTACATTAACTCATGCCTTACAAGGCTTGCAATATGTTTTTTTGTTTTTAATAATTTTGATTTTAAGCAAAAAATTCCCTTTTATTTTAAAAGAAAAAATAACGCCCTTTGTTTTAGCGCAAAAAATTTGCGCTATTCTTTTAATCTGCGGAGGGCTGTTTTTTCTAATTGTTTAATTCAAATTACAAAATGTATTAATTTTTATTTTTTATTGTCATTCCCGTAAAAACGGGAATCCAGAAATATTTAGTATTGGATTCCCAATCAAGTTGGGAATGACATTTAAAAAAATTTTATGATATTTTTGAACAAACTAAAAAAAAGGTTAAATTCTAAAATCAAAAAAATCGCTTTTTTTTCATTTATGATAGCTTTGTTAATAATTTTAACAATTCTATTTTTATTTTGGCCGCGCGATATGTCAAAAGGCAAAACGCCAATTTATGGTTTAAATTTTTCACAAAAATACGCGACTGATTTAGGGCTTGATTGGAGAAAAACATATCTTGCGATAATCAATGAATTAAGTCCAGAACGTTTAAGAATCTCAGCGCACTGGGATCTGATAGAAAAAAAACAAGGCAAATACGATTTTTCTTATCTTGATTGGCAGATAAAACAAGCAGAAAAAAAAAATATAAAAGTAATTTTAGCAATTGGAAGACGCACTCCAAGATGGCCTGAATGCCATACGCCGATTTGGGCAAAAAATTTTTCAGAAAAAAAACAGCAGAAATTAATTTTAAAATTGTTAAAAGAAGAAATAAATCATTTTAAAAAATATAATAATATAATTTACTGGCAACTGGAAAACGAACCCCTGCTTGATTTATTTGGCGAATGCCCAAAAGGAGACAAGAAATTTTTAGACAAAGAAATTGCCTTGGTAAAATCTTTGACTAAAAGGCCAATTATTTTAACTGACAGCGGAGAATTAAGCAGTTGGAGAACATTGTCAAAAAAAGCTGATATTTTAGGAACAAGTATGTACAAAACTGTTTGGAATAAATATTGGAGGTTTTTAACTTATCCTTTCCCGCCAACGTTTTATTATTATAAAGCAAAAATAAATCAATTTTTTCACAAAAATTTACGCAAAGTGATTATTACTGAATTGCAAGGAGAGGCATGGGCTAATGCTCCGCTTAACACAATACCGATCGAAAAACAATTTAGATCAATGGATATAGAAAAATTTAAAAATATTTTAATCTACGCGCGCAGAAGCGGATTAAATGAAATTTATATTTGGGGCGCTGAATGGTGGTATTGGCTGAAGCAAAACAATGATGATTCTTTTTGGATAGAAGCTCAAAATGTTTTAAAAAATCACTAAACCCTTGTCAAAAACCAAAAAGCATGCTAACATCCACTTATAATTTTAATTAAAAATTTTTAGTTTTAATCTAAAAGCTAATAAAGCTAAAAACTAAAAACTAAGAGTAAAATTCTATGTCTAGAAGATGTGAAATTTGTAATAAAAAATCTTTAACAGCAAATAAAAGAAGCCATTCAATGGTCGCGACAAAAAGAAAACAGCATGCTAATCTTCAAAATAAAAAAATTAATGGAAAAAAAGTAAAAGTCTGCACAAGCTGTTTAAGAACTATTGCCAAAAAATCAAAATAAATAAATATAATCCGAATCTATAAATTGTATCCGCCTGCCGGCAGGCAGGAATACTCCTAAAATAAAATAATACGAATTATAATTCGTGTTTGAGGTATTAGGATAATAGTTTATAATATTCGGATTATATATTTTTATGAATAAAATTTTAAAAATATTTTTATTTTTCGCGATAATATTTAATTGTTCTGCTGTTTTCGCGCAAGAAAACAATGATAATATTGTTGTTTCACATTCTTATGAAAAAGCAATGGTTTTAAGTGTTGAAGATATTATAGAAGAAATTGACAAAAAAAATAACCACGGAGGCAAGGAAATAGTTAGCTTTCAAAAACTTAAAATAAAAATTTTAAGCGGAAAATATAAAAATGACGAGCAAGAAATAAAAAATAGCATTTCTAATAATCCTTTGGATTTAAACATCAAAAAAGGAGATAAAATTTTAATTTATATAGAAGAACTTCAGAATGGAGCATATACGACGCAAGTTCAAGGATTTTATGTTTTGCCAAGCATGATTTTTCTTATCCTTTTATTTTTTTTAGTTCTTTTAATCATTGGCGGAAAACAGGGATTAAAGGCAATTCTTAGCTTGGCTGTTTCAATTTTTTTAATTTTTAAGCTGTTTATTCCAAGAGCTTTAAACGGAGATAACCCAATACTTTTATCTCTTATCGTGTCAGCCATAATCGCGATAGTAACTTTAACATTGATAAGCGGTTTTCGTAAAAAAACAATTTCCGCTATTTTAGGAACGATAGGCGGAGTCGCGTCAGCCGCTTTGTTGGCAATTATTTTTGGAAATTTCGCGCATCTTAACGGTTTGTCAGATGAAAATGCCATAACTATGTTTTCCCAATTTTCAAGTCTTGATTTTAAAGGGCTTTTATTCGCGGGAATTATTATTGGAGCATTAGGAGCTGTAATGGATGTTGCTATGTCAATTTCTTCAACAATTGCCGAAGTTAAAAAAGCAAATCCACAGATTAAAAAAACAAGATTGATTAAAGCAGGGCTTGCGGTTGGAAAAGATATTATGGGCACTATGTCTAACACTTTGATTTTTGCTTATGTTGGATCTTCTTTATTTTTAGTTTTACTTTTTACGCAATATGGAGAGTCTTATTTGAATTTTTTGAATTTTAATTTTGTGGCGGAAGAAATAGTTAGATCTATTGCTGGTAGTATTGGTCTGATTTTAGCTGTTCCTTTAACAGCAATAATCGCCGGATATTTGGAAAGCAAAAATAAATAATCTATAACCCTTGCATTATTTTAAATCTGTGTTAATATAAAATTACAATAAAAATAAATTTAATTAGACCTGAAGGGTCTTTTTTAAAACAAAAAATATGGGAATTGCGAATAATAAATTAGTAAAATATATATACGGCTCTTATGTTGAAATGAAGAAAGTCACTTGGCCGACTCGTCCAGAAACAGTTAGATTAACAATGGCGGTTATTTTAATCAGCTTAGTTATAGCTGCTTTTTTAGGATTTTTAGATTTTATGTTTTCTTTTGGAATAGAAAAAATAATAACTATTTTTAATTCGTAATTTCAACCAAAGGCTGGATAGTCTCTGGCTGGGATATTAACTAAATATGTCTAAACAAATTTCACAAGGAAAATTGTGGTATGTAATACATACTTATTCTGGATATGAAGAAAATGTAAAAAGCAATTTAAAACAGCGAATTGAATCAATGGGAATGGATGACAAAATTTTTAATATTTTAATTCCGACAGAAAAAAAGATAAAAATTAAAAATGGCAGGAGAAAAGTCGTGACTGAAAAAATTTTTCCAGGATATATTTTAGTTGAGATGGTTGTTACAGATGAATCATGGTATGTTGTTAGAAACACTCCGAATGTTACGGGTTTTATTGGCTCAGGAACAACGCCTGTCCCTGTTTCGCAAAAAGAAATAAAAGATTTGCAAAAAAGAATGGGGGTTGAAGAGCCTAAATTTAAAATTGATTTTAATATTGATGATCATGTGAAAATAATTGATGGTCCGTTTAAAAATTCTGAAGGCAAGGTTTCAAACATTGATGAAGAACGCGGAAAAATTAAAGTGTTGGTGTCTATGTTCGGACGTGAAACTCCTGTAGAATTAGATTCACTACAAGCTAAAAAAATATAAATTTAGCCTCATTAGCTTATAGCTTTATTAGCTTATTAGAATCAAAATTTTTTATGATTTTAAAATAGAAGCTAACGAAGCTAACGAAGCTAACGAAGCTAACGAAGCTAATTTATGAAAAAAATTAAAACAACAATAAAATTACAAATCCCAGGAGGACAAGCAAATCCAGCGCCTCCTATTGGCCCTGCCCTAGGACAGCATGGCTTAAATATAGCTGAATTTTGCCAGAGATTTAATGATGCGACAAAAAGCAAAAATGGAGAAATTATTCCCTGCGAAATTTCTGTTTATGAAGATAGAAGCTATGATTTTATTTTAAAAACTTCTCCAGCCGCTGAATTAATTAAAAAAGCAGCGAATATTAAAAAAGGATCTGGCAATCCTTTAACTAGTAAAATAGGCAAAATCACTAAAGTTCAGCTTGAAGAAATCGCTAAAATCAAAATGCCGGACTTAAACGCGAATTCTGTTGAAGCGGCAATGAAAATTATAGAAGGCACGGCAAAACAAATGGGCGTGGAAATAATAGATTAACTAAAAAATTATGAAAAGAGAAAAAAAAGAAAAAATTAAATTAGAGTTTGATAAAACAAAAATTTATTTGATAGAAGACGCTATTGAATTAGTGAAAAAAATTTCTAAAACTAAATTTGACGCTTCAATAGAGATTCATATTCGTTTGGGAATTGATCCAAAAAAAGGAGACCAGCAAGTCCGTGGAACAATAATTTTGCCAAATTCCGTATCTAAACAAAAAAAGATAGCGGTTTTTGCTGAAGATGAAAAACAAAAAGAAGCAAAAACAGCAGGAGCGGACATTGTTGGAAGCGAGGAATTAATTCAAAAAATTAAACAAACAAAAAAAATTGATTTTGATATAGCAATAGCGACTCCTAACACGATGAAGCTTCTATCTTCTATTGCGAAAATTTTAGGTCCGAAAGGTTTAATGCCGTCGCCGAAAAATGGAACAATAACTACTGACTTACCTAAAACAATTAAAGAATTTAAACAAGGAAAAGTTGTTTTCAAAAATGATGATACAGGCAATATCCACCAAATGATTGGCAAAATTTCTTTAGACAATAAAAAAATTCTTGAAAATTACGAAATATTTTTGAAAATACTGAATAAAGTAAAGCCAACAACTGCCAAAGGAATTTATATTAAGAATATTTTTCTTTGTTCAACAATGGGGCCAAGCATAAAAATTGAATATAAATAAAATATAAATAATTTAATTACGGTTATTCGGTAAATTAAAATTTTTAAAAAAAAATTTACTGAATAATTAGTTTACAATTATGGACAACGAAACAAAACAAAAAATTATTAAGAAGTTTCAACTTCACAAAAACGACACAGGATCAACAGAAGTGCAGATAGCTATTTTAAGCCATGAAATAGACGAATTAAGCAGTCATTTAAAAAAGCATATTCATGACTATTCTTCAAGAAGAGGTTTATTTAAAAAAATATGCCAAAGAAAAAAATTGATTAAATATTTACGTAAAGAAGATATAGACAGTTTATACAAAATTGCTCAAATTTTAAAATTGAAAATAGCTAAATCTTTAAAAGAAGAATTGGAAGATATCGCTAATTTGAACAAAGTGAATGAAGAAAAAAAACAAAATAAGGAAGAAAATAAAGAAAAAATATAAATAAAATCTTGAGCTAAATTTTAGCTCAAGATTTTTAATAAATTTTTTGTGTAATTAATTAAACGCGTTTAACTAACAGACTTATAGTTTATGAATTTATTCATAAATTACTGCCTGTTGGTTAAATGCTTAGCAACATTTGTATGAAAGAACAAAAAAACATCCATTCTTTTTCAATGGAATGGGGAGGCAGAACATTATCTGTTGAAAAGGGGCGTTTAGCCAATCAAACTACTTGCTCGTTAAGAGTCCAATACGGCGAAACAGTTGTTTTGGCAACAGTAGTAAGGTCAAAAGAAAAAAGAGAGGGAATAAATTATTTTCCGCTAATGGTTGATTATGAGGAAAAATTATACGCGGCTGGAAAAATTAAAGGATCTAGATTTATTAAACGGGAAGGAAGACCCACAGACGAAGCAGTCTTAAACGGCAGAATGGTTGATCGCGCTATCAGACCATTATTTAAT
The Patescibacteria group bacterium genome window above contains:
- a CDS encoding beta-galactosidase, with translation MNKLKKRLNSKIKKIAFFSFMIALLIILTILFLFWPRDMSKGKTPIYGLNFSQKYATDLGLDWRKTYLAIINELSPERLRISAHWDLIEKKQGKYDFSYLDWQIKQAEKKNIKVILAIGRRTPRWPECHTPIWAKNFSEKKQQKLILKLLKEEINHFKKYNNIIYWQLENEPLLDLFGECPKGDKKFLDKEIALVKSLTKRPIILTDSGELSSWRTLSKKADILGTSMYKTVWNKYWRFLTYPFPPTFYYYKAKINQFFHKNLRKVIITELQGEAWANAPLNTIPIEKQFRSMDIEKFKNILIYARRSGLNEIYIWGAEWWYWLKQNNDDSFWIEAQNVLKNH
- the rpmB gene encoding 50S ribosomal protein L28; protein product: MSRRCEICNKKSLTANKRSHSMVATKRKQHANLQNKKINGKKVKVCTSCLRTIAKKSK
- a CDS encoding YibE/F family protein, with amino-acid sequence MNKILKIFLFFAIIFNCSAVFAQENNDNIVVSHSYEKAMVLSVEDIIEEIDKKNNHGGKEIVSFQKLKIKILSGKYKNDEQEIKNSISNNPLDLNIKKGDKILIYIEELQNGAYTTQVQGFYVLPSMIFLILLFFLVLLIIGGKQGLKAILSLAVSIFLIFKLFIPRALNGDNPILLSLIVSAIIAIVTLTLISGFRKKTISAILGTIGGVASAALLAIIFGNFAHLNGLSDENAITMFSQFSSLDFKGLLFAGIIIGALGAVMDVAMSISSTIAEVKKANPQIKKTRLIKAGLAVGKDIMGTMSNTLIFAYVGSSLFLVLLFTQYGESYLNFLNFNFVAEEIVRSIAGSIGLILAVPLTAIIAGYLESKNK
- the secE gene encoding preprotein translocase subunit SecE; this encodes MGIANNKLVKYIYGSYVEMKKVTWPTRPETVRLTMAVILISLVIAAFLGFLDFMFSFGIEKIITIFNS
- the nusG gene encoding transcription termination/antitermination protein NusG; its protein translation is MSKQISQGKLWYVIHTYSGYEENVKSNLKQRIESMGMDDKIFNILIPTEKKIKIKNGRRKVVTEKIFPGYILVEMVVTDESWYVVRNTPNVTGFIGSGTTPVPVSQKEIKDLQKRMGVEEPKFKIDFNIDDHVKIIDGPFKNSEGKVSNIDEERGKIKVLVSMFGRETPVELDSLQAKKI
- the rplK gene encoding 50S ribosomal protein L11 yields the protein MKKIKTTIKLQIPGGQANPAPPIGPALGQHGLNIAEFCQRFNDATKSKNGEIIPCEISVYEDRSYDFILKTSPAAELIKKAANIKKGSGNPLTSKIGKITKVQLEEIAKIKMPDLNANSVEAAMKIIEGTAKQMGVEIID
- the rplA gene encoding 50S ribosomal protein L1, which gives rise to MKREKKEKIKLEFDKTKIYLIEDAIELVKKISKTKFDASIEIHIRLGIDPKKGDQQVRGTIILPNSVSKQKKIAVFAEDEKQKEAKTAGADIVGSEELIQKIKQTKKIDFDIAIATPNTMKLLSSIAKILGPKGLMPSPKNGTITTDLPKTIKEFKQGKVVFKNDDTGNIHQMIGKISLDNKKILENYEIFLKILNKVKPTTAKGIYIKNIFLCSTMGPSIKIEYK